From a region of the candidate division WOR-3 bacterium genome:
- a CDS encoding DUF3467 domain-containing protein, with the protein MEEKKQEVKVRFPEELMSGAYANHMIVLHTMEEFIMDFILVSPPVGSVVARVITSPGHMKRIINALQDNVRKYEEKFGKIKEAQAPGLIISEEVKPA; encoded by the coding sequence ATGGAAGAGAAAAAACAAGAAGTTAAAGTGAGGTTTCCGGAAGAATTAATGAGTGGAGCTTATGCGAATCATATGATAGTTCTACATACAATGGAGGAATTTATTATGGATTTCATTTTAGTTTCTCCTCCCGTGGGAAGTGTTGTGGCTCGAGTGATTACGAGTCCCGGACATATGAAGAGAATAATTAATGCTCTCCAGGATAATGTGAGAAAATATGAAGAAAAATTTGGTAAAATAAAAGAAGCACAGGCTCCGGGTCTTATTATTTCTGAAGAGGTTAA
- a CDS encoding sigma-70 family RNA polymerase sigma factor encodes MEDKLLLEKCKKGDIEAYEMLVKKYMKKAYNVALYFTKNPADAWDISQEGFISAWKGIKNFDTKSPFSPWLYTIIKNKALAKLKKEKREVIEEELPLKIASPEENLEKKEEIMKLKEALLKLDEEKRQIIYLRHYAEMSYKEISIVLNLPIGTVMSRLYYARKALLEEFKKIE; translated from the coding sequence ATGGAAGACAAACTCTTATTAGAGAAATGTAAAAAGGGAGACATAGAAGCCTACGAAATGTTGGTTAAGAAGTATATGAAAAAAGCTTACAATGTAGCCTTATACTTCACAAAAAACCCAGCGGATGCTTGGGATATTTCTCAAGAAGGATTCATTAGCGCTTGGAAAGGGATAAAGAATTTTGACACAAAAAGCCCTTTTTCCCCGTGGCTATATACAATAATCAAAAATAAAGCATTGGCGAAGTTAAAAAAAGAAAAAAGAGAAGTAATAGAGGAAGAGCTACCTCTTAAAATTGCCTCTCCTGAAGAAAATTTAGAGAAAAAAGAAGAAATAATGAAGTTAAAAGAAGCTCTTTTAAAACTTGATGAAGAAAAAAGGCAAATTATTTATCTAAGACATTATGCTGAGATGAGCTATAAAGAAATCTCCATTGTCTTAAATCTACCTATAGGAACAGTGATGTCTCGACTTTATTACGCAAGAAAGGCTTTACTTGAGGAGTTTAAAAAAATTGAATAG
- a CDS encoding YbjQ family protein yields MILSTIDFIPGKEIKEILGLVKGNTIRARHIGKDIMATLKNIVGGEITDYTKLLAESREQALDRMIENAKELGADAVIGVRFATSFVMGGAAELLAYGTAVKLSK; encoded by the coding sequence ATGATCTTATCAACTATTGATTTTATTCCAGGAAAAGAAATAAAAGAAATTCTCGGGCTTGTTAAGGGAAACACAATTCGAGCTAGGCATATAGGGAAAGACATTATGGCAACTCTTAAAAATATTGTAGGGGGAGAAATTACTGATTATACAAAGTTACTAGCAGAATCCAGAGAACAAGCCTTGGATAGAATGATAGAAAATGCAAAAGAACTTGGAGCGGATGCTGTAATAGGAGTTCGTTTTGCAACCTCTTTCGTTATGGGAGGAGCTGCCGAACTTCTCGCATATGGAACTGCAGTCAAATTAAGTAAATAG
- the rpiA gene encoding ribose-5-phosphate isomerase RpiA produces MREKEKELAGSKVSDFIKDGMLLGLGTGSTFFYAIRKIGEMIKEGLKIKAVSTSRATTELAKSLGIPLVSIDEVEEIDLTIDGADEVDLNFNGIKGGGGALLFEKIVAKISKKNLWVVDSSKLVKKLGKFPLPVEVVPFGKSSVLKKFEKLGFNPKLRMSNGKEFITDSGNFIIDLNLGEIKDPYEMEVELNMIPGVVENGLFLDVVDIVIVGKGDGVEIFEKGKSFPCW; encoded by the coding sequence ATGAGAGAGAAAGAGAAGGAATTAGCTGGTTCAAAAGTTTCTGATTTTATTAAAGATGGAATGCTCTTAGGTCTTGGAACAGGTTCTACTTTTTTTTATGCAATAAGAAAGATTGGAGAAATGATAAAGGAAGGGTTGAAAATAAAAGCTGTTTCTACATCTCGTGCGACGACTGAACTAGCTAAATCTTTAGGTATCCCTCTTGTTTCTATCGATGAGGTAGAAGAGATTGATTTAACCATTGATGGAGCCGATGAGGTTGATCTGAATTTTAATGGAATTAAAGGAGGGGGTGGGGCATTATTATTCGAGAAAATAGTGGCAAAGATTTCTAAGAAGAATCTATGGGTTGTTGATTCTTCTAAGTTGGTAAAAAAATTAGGTAAATTTCCTCTTCCTGTAGAAGTGGTTCCTTTTGGTAAAAGCAGTGTCTTGAAAAAATTTGAAAAACTCGGGTTTAATCCTAAGCTTAGGATGAGTAATGGGAAAGAGTTTATTACGGATAGTGGAAACTTTATAATAGATTTAAATTTAGGAGAAATTAAAGACCCGTATGAGATGGAAGTTGAACTAAATATGATTCCAGGGGTAGTAGAAAACGGCCTTTTTTTAGATGTGGTTGATATTGTGATTGTCGGAAAGGGAGATGGAGTAGAAATTTTTGAGAAAGGGAAAAGTTTCCCTTGTTGGTAG